In Pengzhenrongella sicca, a single genomic region encodes these proteins:
- a CDS encoding DUF4118 domain-containing protein → MLDEAHRRAARGTDVVVGLVETHGRAATAAQLDGLEAVPLRRLEHRGREFTELDVEAVLRRAPEVAMVDELAHTNIPGSRNAKRWQDVHELLDAGIDVVTTVNVQHLESLNDDVEAITGVRQRETVPDHVVRDADQIQLIDLPPTALRRRLAHGNVYRAEQIDASLSSYFRLGNLTALRELALLWLADRVDDALTTYRRDHRIEETWPARERVVVAVTGGDESETLIRRGARICQRAAGSELLAVHVLATDGLPSARPDAIRTQRLLVESLGGVFHTVIGEDVASAVVDFARGVNATMIVVGVSRRSRWREALSESNGVEIARLGESIDVHLVNHENARAGKGVPSRASSQSPLRRALGWVAALAAPAALTAVLQGVDAGLTTDVLLFLALTVAVSLVAGLWPSILTAVLGFAAVNYFFTHPKGQFTIADPENLVALIVFVLVAIAVASVVDLAARRTAQAFRARAEASAMAAVSRSVLTGEDTTQAVVSRLRETFALAAVSLLERDAGRGPWRVLATDGPEPAVEPGDAQTVVTIDESRVLALRGRVLPASDRRVLEAFAVQASVVLEHRRLRERAEHAQTLEQTDSVRNSLLAAVSHDLRTPLATIRAAVDGLRSPDVRLDDADTASLVDAVGTATARLERLIDNLLDLSRLQTGSVRAQVRPTSLDEVVPLATEGFTPAQVEVEVPETLPLVATDAGLLERVLANVVSNAVRHSPPGATVRVCASSTLREVELRVIDTGPGLSEELKARMFEPFQRLGDSSSDGLGLGLAVALGLAAAVGSELAAEDTPGGGLTMVLTVPLAEVIA, encoded by the coding sequence ATGCTCGACGAGGCCCACCGCCGCGCGGCCCGCGGCACCGACGTCGTCGTCGGCCTCGTCGAGACCCACGGGCGGGCCGCGACGGCGGCCCAGCTCGACGGCCTCGAGGCCGTGCCGCTGCGCCGCCTCGAGCACCGCGGCCGCGAGTTCACCGAGCTCGACGTCGAGGCGGTGCTCCGGCGTGCGCCGGAGGTGGCGATGGTTGACGAGCTTGCGCACACGAACATCCCGGGCTCGCGGAACGCGAAGCGGTGGCAGGACGTGCACGAGCTGCTCGACGCCGGGATCGACGTCGTCACGACGGTCAACGTCCAGCACCTCGAATCGTTGAACGACGACGTCGAGGCGATCACCGGCGTCCGCCAGCGCGAGACGGTGCCCGACCATGTGGTCCGGGACGCCGACCAGATCCAGCTGATCGATCTGCCGCCCACGGCGCTGCGCCGCCGGCTCGCGCACGGGAACGTGTACCGCGCCGAGCAGATCGACGCGTCGCTGTCGTCCTACTTCCGGCTCGGCAACCTCACCGCGCTGCGCGAGCTCGCGCTGCTGTGGCTCGCCGACCGGGTCGACGACGCGCTGACGACCTACCGCCGCGACCACCGGATCGAGGAGACCTGGCCCGCGCGCGAGCGCGTCGTCGTCGCGGTCACCGGCGGGGACGAGAGCGAGACACTGATCCGCCGCGGGGCGCGCATCTGCCAGCGTGCCGCCGGGTCCGAGCTGCTGGCGGTGCACGTGCTCGCGACCGACGGGCTCCCGAGCGCGCGACCAGACGCGATCCGCACGCAGCGCCTGCTGGTCGAGTCGCTCGGTGGCGTGTTCCACACCGTGATCGGTGAGGACGTGGCGTCGGCGGTCGTCGACTTCGCGCGAGGCGTCAACGCCACGATGATCGTCGTGGGCGTGTCCCGACGCAGCCGCTGGCGCGAGGCGCTGTCGGAGAGCAACGGGGTCGAGATCGCCCGGCTCGGCGAGAGCATCGACGTGCACCTGGTCAACCACGAGAATGCGCGCGCGGGCAAGGGCGTGCCGTCGCGGGCGAGCTCGCAGTCGCCGCTCCGACGCGCGCTCGGCTGGGTCGCGGCGCTCGCCGCGCCCGCGGCGCTCACGGCGGTGCTCCAGGGGGTGGACGCGGGCTTGACCACCGACGTGCTGCTCTTCCTTGCGCTGACGGTCGCCGTCTCGCTCGTCGCGGGCCTGTGGCCGTCGATCCTCACGGCGGTGCTCGGGTTCGCCGCGGTGAACTACTTCTTCACGCACCCGAAGGGCCAGTTCACGATCGCCGATCCCGAGAATCTCGTCGCCCTCATCGTGTTCGTGCTGGTGGCGATCGCCGTGGCGTCCGTCGTCGACCTCGCCGCGCGGCGGACGGCGCAGGCGTTCCGGGCCCGCGCCGAGGCGTCGGCGATGGCCGCGGTGTCCCGATCCGTGCTCACCGGCGAGGACACGACGCAAGCGGTCGTCTCGCGCCTACGGGAGACCTTCGCCCTGGCCGCGGTCTCCCTCCTGGAGCGCGACGCCGGTCGGGGACCCTGGCGAGTGCTGGCCACGGACGGCCCCGAGCCCGCCGTGGAACCGGGTGACGCCCAGACGGTGGTCACGATCGACGAGTCACGGGTGCTCGCGCTGCGCGGCCGGGTGCTGCCCGCGAGCGACCGGCGGGTGCTCGAGGCGTTCGCCGTGCAGGCCTCGGTGGTGCTCGAGCACCGCCGCCTGCGCGAGCGGGCCGAGCACGCGCAGACCCTCGAGCAGACGGACTCCGTGCGCAACTCGCTGCTCGCGGCCGTCTCGCACGACCTGCGCACGCCGCTCGCGACCATCCGGGCCGCGGTCGACGGCCTCAGGTCGCCCGACGTCCGGCTCGACGACGCCGACACCGCGAGCCTCGTCGACGCCGTGGGCACCGCGACCGCCCGGCTCGAGCGGCTCATCGACAACCTGCTCGACCTGTCCCGGCTGCAGACCGGCAGCGTGCGCGCGCAGGTCCGGCCGACGAGCCTGGACGAGGTCGTGCCGCTCGCGACCGAGGGCTTCACGCCGGCGCAGGTGGAGGTGGAGGTGCCCGAGACGCTCCCGCTCGTGGCCACCGACGCCGGGCTGCTCGAGCGCGTGCTGGCGAACGTCGTGTCGAACGCGGTGCGCCACTCACCGCCGGGCGCCACGGTCCGCGTCTGCGCGTCGTCCACGCTCCGCGAGGTCGAGCTCCGCGTGATCGACACCGGCCCCGGCCTGTCCGAGGAGCTCAAGGCGCGCATGTTCGAGCCGTTCCAGCGGCTGGGCGACTCGTCCTCGGACGGGCTGGGCCTCGGGCTGGCCGTGGCGCTGGGACTCGCGGCCGCCGTCGGCTCCGAGCTGGCCGCGGAGGACACCCCCGGCGGCGGCCTGACCATGGTCCTGACCGTCCCGCTCGCCGAGGTGATCGCATGA
- a CDS encoding response regulator, which produces MSGSRVLVVDDEAALVHALAINLRAHGWEVASATTGADALDLAASWHPDVVLLDLGLPDISGLDVIAGIRGWSRVPVVVLSARQHGEDKVDALDAGADDYVTKPFAMNELLARLRAAVRRATPGDATEAVVEAGELTIDLARRRVLRAGVEVRLSPTEWALVEVLVRNRGKLVGRLQLLQEVWGPAYSTETSYLRVYTAQLRRKLERDPAHPRHIITQPGVGYIFEV; this is translated from the coding sequence ATGAGCGGCTCCCGAGTCCTCGTCGTCGACGACGAGGCCGCGCTGGTGCACGCGCTCGCGATCAACCTGCGTGCCCACGGCTGGGAGGTCGCGTCGGCGACCACGGGCGCCGACGCGCTCGACCTCGCGGCGAGCTGGCATCCCGACGTCGTGCTGCTGGACCTCGGGCTGCCCGACATCTCCGGGCTCGACGTCATCGCCGGGATCCGCGGCTGGAGCCGGGTGCCCGTGGTGGTGCTCTCGGCGCGCCAGCACGGCGAGGACAAGGTCGACGCGCTGGACGCGGGGGCCGACGACTACGTCACGAAGCCGTTCGCGATGAACGAGCTGCTCGCGCGGCTGCGGGCGGCGGTGCGGCGCGCGACGCCGGGCGACGCGACCGAGGCGGTCGTCGAGGCGGGCGAGCTCACGATCGACCTGGCGCGCCGGCGCGTGCTGCGCGCCGGGGTCGAGGTGCGCCTGAGCCCGACCGAGTGGGCCCTCGTGGAGGTGCTCGTGCGCAACCGCGGCAAGCTCGTCGGCCGGTTGCAGCTGCTGCAGGAGGTGTGGGGCCCCGCCTACTCGACCGAGACCAGCTACCTGCGGGTGTACACGGCGCAGCTGCGCCGCAAGCTCGAGCGGGACCCGGCCCACCCGCGGCACATCATCACGCAGCCCGGCGTGGGGTACATCTTCGAGGTCTGA
- a CDS encoding beta-class carbonic anhydrase → MSVTDELLRNAEQYARSFTKGDLPLPPARHIAILACMDARLNVYGLLGLEEGDAHVIRNAGGIVTQDELRSLAISQRLLGTREIVLIHHTDCGMLTFSDDEFRASILAETGVKPTWAPEAFTDLDADVRQNIGRIQAETAIPYRDAVRGFVYDVATGTLREVR, encoded by the coding sequence ATGTCCGTCACCGATGAGCTCCTGCGCAACGCCGAGCAGTACGCCCGGTCGTTCACGAAGGGCGACCTGCCCCTGCCCCCGGCGCGGCACATCGCGATCCTCGCGTGCATGGACGCGCGCCTGAACGTCTACGGCCTGCTGGGCCTGGAGGAGGGCGACGCGCACGTCATTCGCAACGCGGGCGGGATCGTCACGCAGGACGAGCTGCGCTCGCTCGCGATCAGCCAGCGGCTGCTCGGCACGCGGGAGATCGTCCTGATCCACCACACCGATTGCGGCATGCTGACGTTCAGCGACGACGAGTTCCGCGCCAGCATCCTCGCCGAGACCGGCGTCAAGCCGACCTGGGCACCCGAGGCGTTCACCGACCTCGACGCCGACGTGCGGCAGAACATCGGCCGGATCCAGGCCGAGACCGCCATCCCCTACCGGGACGCCGTCCGCGGCTTCGTCTACGACGTCGCGACGGGCACCCTGCGGGAGGTGCGGTAG
- a CDS encoding low temperature requirement protein A — MPADNPPTNVRGHPLARMAGRDPGEGHRPASPLELLFDLTFVVAFGQAADQLAHLVAAGHPAPGVIGFVVAIASTCWAWINFSWFASAYDTDDWSYRLTTMVQMIGVVVFALGLPDLFASLEEGHGVDNAVMVAGYVIMRIAMIGQWLRVARQDPERRRTAVTYVSFVGVAQLGWIVLALADQSTAAFLCGAALLFVLECTGPVVAERRFPSTPWNPQHIAERHGLLAIIALGEVIFGTVAAVSGLVQEQGWSAEAVLVVVAGVGIAFGLWWSYFIIPSAEILARHRRRAFVWAYGHVAVYGSIAATGAGLHVAAYVIEGSAVVGVLGAIVAISVPLLASSVALFGLYAYLLHDFDPLHVALFVGSVVLLLIAVVLAGVGVAIGVCLLIVTLAPAVVVVGYEAVGHRRQAAALARALR; from the coding sequence GTGCCAGCCGACAACCCGCCGACCAACGTCCGCGGCCACCCCCTGGCCCGGATGGCCGGGCGCGACCCGGGCGAGGGGCACCGGCCCGCGAGCCCGCTCGAGCTGCTCTTCGACCTGACGTTCGTCGTCGCGTTCGGGCAGGCCGCCGACCAGCTCGCCCACCTGGTCGCCGCCGGCCACCCGGCCCCCGGCGTCATCGGCTTCGTCGTCGCCATCGCCAGCACCTGCTGGGCCTGGATCAACTTCTCCTGGTTCGCGTCCGCGTACGACACCGACGACTGGTCCTACCGCCTGACCACGATGGTGCAGATGATCGGTGTGGTCGTCTTCGCGCTGGGCCTGCCGGACCTGTTCGCCTCGCTCGAGGAGGGCCACGGCGTCGACAACGCCGTGATGGTCGCGGGGTACGTCATCATGCGCATCGCGATGATCGGGCAATGGCTGCGGGTCGCGCGGCAAGACCCGGAGCGGCGCCGCACCGCCGTCACGTACGTGTCCTTCGTGGGCGTCGCGCAGCTGGGATGGATCGTCCTCGCGCTTGCCGACCAGTCCACCGCCGCCTTCCTCTGCGGGGCGGCGCTGCTGTTCGTGCTCGAGTGCACCGGCCCGGTCGTCGCCGAGCGGAGGTTCCCGAGCACGCCGTGGAACCCGCAGCACATCGCCGAGCGGCACGGCCTCCTCGCGATCATCGCGCTCGGCGAGGTGATCTTCGGCACCGTCGCCGCCGTGTCGGGGCTCGTGCAGGAGCAGGGCTGGAGCGCCGAGGCCGTCCTGGTGGTGGTCGCCGGGGTCGGCATCGCGTTCGGCCTGTGGTGGAGCTACTTCATCATCCCGTCCGCCGAGATCCTGGCTAGGCACCGGCGCCGGGCGTTCGTGTGGGCCTACGGCCACGTCGCGGTCTACGGCTCGATCGCCGCCACGGGTGCTGGCCTGCATGTGGCCGCGTACGTGATCGAGGGCAGCGCCGTCGTCGGCGTGCTCGGGGCGATCGTCGCCATCTCCGTCCCGCTGCTCGCCTCCTCGGTCGCGCTATTCGGCCTGTACGCCTATCTCCTGCACGACTTCGACCCGCTGCACGTCGCCCTCTTCGTCGGCAGCGTCGTGCTGCTGCTCATCGCCGTCGTCCTCGCCGGGGTGGGGGTCGCGATCGGCGTGTGCCTGCTGATCGTGACGCTGGCGCCCGCGGTCGTCGTCGTCGGGTACGAGGCGGTCGGGCACCGTCGCCAGGCGGCCGCGCTCGCCCGCGCGCTGCGGTAG
- a CDS encoding EAL domain-containing protein — protein sequence MPNRPVGARGASVTARHPRLRLFAPVVLVLMIAPVVLVLTQSLVLRRALDLPDYSTFVVASAWGIVLTVVLALPVLYFGGGHALARRLSFVEARAFRDELTGLPNEATFREVIEREIDRAMRYRDPFTLALVDVDDFTFVRANVGGRTADDLLVALAHALRTGRSVDLPFYLGGDTFAVIMPHTDGGAAAWAVTRLRHAALARMGGITVSAGLAVFDPAALSSGAAPDGAVLRARAGAALDEAKRNGRNQVVTHSGLIERVERAPAPDTIAAVQQILVSRFMSAEYQPIWNVETQVVLGIEGFARPAAELGLSGPREAFDAADQLGCVDDLDLLCRQAVLAHVADLPTDLLLFLNVAPEFLEHGEQAGLALRDDVEAAGLSPGHVVVELAGLDRAGGAAVTAASDSLRGLGFRLALNDPLSHADEPSLLRRVRPDYVKVSRDAVRRASDGHAGRAALASVLAFCADAHAALVAEGIETESLLHHLVTTAHSQTRHAQVICAQGYLLGRPAAEPPWRRPGGMAWPLEHAA from the coding sequence ATGCCGAACCGTCCGGTCGGCGCTCGCGGCGCCAGCGTCACGGCCCGGCACCCCCGTCTGAGGCTGTTTGCTCCGGTCGTCCTCGTCCTGATGATCGCCCCGGTCGTCCTCGTCCTGACCCAGTCGCTCGTCCTGCGGCGCGCGCTCGACCTCCCGGACTACAGCACGTTCGTCGTCGCGTCCGCCTGGGGCATCGTCCTGACCGTCGTGCTCGCCCTCCCGGTGCTCTACTTCGGCGGCGGCCACGCCCTCGCCCGACGCCTGTCCTTCGTCGAGGCCCGCGCTTTCCGCGACGAGCTGACCGGGCTGCCCAACGAGGCGACGTTCCGCGAGGTCATCGAGCGGGAGATCGACCGGGCGATGCGCTACCGCGACCCGTTCACGCTCGCGCTCGTCGACGTGGACGACTTCACCTTCGTCCGGGCGAACGTCGGCGGCCGCACCGCCGACGACCTGCTCGTGGCCCTCGCGCACGCCCTGCGCACCGGCCGCTCGGTCGACCTCCCGTTCTACCTGGGCGGCGACACCTTCGCGGTGATCATGCCGCACACCGACGGCGGCGCCGCGGCCTGGGCGGTGACCCGGCTCCGGCACGCGGCGCTCGCGCGCATGGGCGGCATCACCGTCAGCGCGGGCCTGGCGGTGTTCGACCCCGCGGCGTTGAGCTCCGGCGCCGCCCCGGACGGCGCCGTGCTGCGCGCCCGCGCGGGGGCCGCCCTGGACGAGGCCAAGCGCAACGGGCGGAACCAGGTGGTCACGCACAGCGGGCTGATCGAGCGCGTCGAACGCGCCCCGGCGCCCGACACCATCGCGGCGGTCCAGCAGATCCTGGTGAGCCGGTTCATGTCGGCCGAGTACCAGCCGATCTGGAACGTCGAGACCCAGGTCGTGCTCGGGATCGAGGGGTTCGCGCGGCCGGCGGCCGAGCTCGGCCTTTCGGGGCCGCGAGAGGCCTTCGACGCAGCCGACCAGCTCGGGTGCGTGGACGACCTCGATCTCCTGTGCCGTCAGGCAGTGCTCGCCCACGTCGCGGACCTGCCGACGGACCTCCTGCTGTTCCTCAACGTCGCTCCCGAGTTCCTCGAGCACGGCGAGCAGGCCGGCCTCGCGCTGCGCGACGACGTCGAGGCCGCCGGGCTGTCCCCCGGGCACGTGGTCGTCGAGCTCGCCGGGCTCGACCGCGCGGGGGGCGCGGCGGTCACGGCGGCGAGCGACTCGCTCCGCGGGCTCGGATTCCGCCTCGCCCTGAACGACCCGCTGTCGCACGCCGACGAGCCCAGCCTGCTGCGCCGGGTCCGTCCCGACTACGTCAAGGTCAGCCGGGACGCGGTGCGCCGGGCGAGCGACGGGCATGCCGGTCGGGCCGCGCTCGCGTCCGTGCTCGCCTTCTGCGCTGACGCCCACGCGGCCTTGGTGGCCGAGGGCATCGAGACCGAGTCCCTGCTGCACCACCTCGTCACGACGGCGCACAGCCAGACGCGGCACGCCCAGGTCATCTGCGCGCAGGGGTACCTTCTCGGCCGCCCGGCCGCGGAGCCACCGTGGCGCCGGCCCGGCGGGATGGCGTGGCCGCTCGAGCACGCCGCGTGA
- a CDS encoding GatB/YqeY domain-containing protein → MASVTTLERLTADLTVSMKARTAFRTNTVRQAIAAVRAAEKSGPAARELTDEQIQAVLAGEVKRRRESAQIYRDADATERAETETAEADLIEAYLPATVTPEVLDQLVADAIAASGASSLKDMGTVMKAANAAAAGLGRVDGKELSARVRRALQG, encoded by the coding sequence ATGGCCAGTGTGACCACACTCGAGCGCCTGACCGCAGACCTGACCGTGTCCATGAAGGCCCGCACGGCCTTCCGCACCAACACGGTGCGCCAGGCGATCGCCGCCGTGCGCGCGGCGGAGAAGTCCGGCCCGGCCGCCCGCGAGCTGACCGACGAGCAGATCCAGGCGGTGCTGGCCGGCGAGGTGAAGCGGCGGCGCGAGAGCGCGCAGATCTACCGCGACGCGGACGCCACCGAGCGTGCCGAGACCGAGACCGCCGAGGCCGACCTCATCGAGGCGTACCTGCCGGCCACGGTTACCCCCGAGGTGCTCGACCAGCTCGTGGCGGACGCCATCGCGGCGTCAGGCGCGAGCAGCCTCAAGGACATGGGCACGGTCATGAAGGCGGCCAACGCCGCGGCCGCCGGCCTGGGACGGGTCGACGGCAAGGAGCTCTCGGCGCGCGTGCGACGCGCGCTGCAGGGCTGA
- a CDS encoding PIG-L deacetylase family protein, translating into MSPTLAACFAHPDDEAYCTYASVALHCAEPTFRLAVLLATDGEAGEVAPGLEVGPDGLGALRREEDARAWRSLGYSPDRQDWLGLPDGALAEVPFDGLVSSVATFLDAERPDVVVTFGPDGLTGHPDHVAIGAATDAAFHAVRRDGGPGLRRLLHPAIADSWFARHQAWRRANGHPPWDPDRIYHLRSVEDSRIGVDVRTAAVAHRLLAGLKEHRSQRHVMLPAVDDDTFVRGATHETHVVVWPPRAPTEPPLHSIFEGLD; encoded by the coding sequence ATGAGCCCGACGCTCGCGGCGTGCTTCGCGCATCCCGACGACGAGGCGTACTGCACCTACGCGTCGGTCGCGCTGCACTGCGCCGAGCCGACGTTCCGCCTGGCCGTGCTGCTGGCGACGGACGGGGAGGCCGGCGAGGTGGCGCCGGGCCTCGAGGTCGGGCCGGACGGGCTGGGCGCGCTGCGGCGGGAGGAGGACGCGCGCGCGTGGCGCAGCCTCGGATACTCCCCGGACCGGCAGGACTGGCTCGGCCTGCCCGACGGCGCTCTCGCCGAGGTGCCGTTCGACGGCCTCGTCTCGTCGGTGGCGACCTTCCTGGACGCCGAGCGCCCCGACGTCGTCGTGACCTTCGGGCCCGACGGGCTCACCGGCCACCCCGACCACGTCGCGATCGGGGCGGCGACGGACGCGGCGTTCCACGCGGTGCGCCGCGACGGCGGTCCGGGCCTGCGCCGCCTCCTGCACCCCGCCATCGCGGACTCCTGGTTCGCCCGGCACCAGGCGTGGCGGCGGGCGAACGGCCACCCGCCGTGGGACCCCGACCGCATCTACCACCTGCGCAGCGTCGAGGACTCGCGCATCGGGGTGGACGTGCGCACCGCTGCCGTCGCGCACCGGCTGCTCGCCGGTCTCAAGGAGCACCGCAGCCAGCGGCACGTCATGCTGCCCGCCGTCGACGACGACACGTTCGTCCGCGGGGCCACGCACGAGACGCACGTGGTGGTCTGGCCGCCGCGCGCGCCGACCGAACCGCCGCTGCACAGCATCTTCGAGGGCCTGGACTGA